The proteins below are encoded in one region of Populus alba chromosome 2, ASM523922v2, whole genome shotgun sequence:
- the LOC118057681 gene encoding uncharacterized protein has product MEMKVLEINLISAQGLKPPSANLRRMQTYAIVWIDPSTKLRTRTDRVGSENPTWNDKFLFKVTPEYLSSETSGVSIEIYAIGCIRDALIGTVRFLVSNLRLSTLSAAITMPSCIALQIRRTSGRFHGVINIGANVIDGSDFWALHEASAIGFHDLMGERIRRRRKERQRDTKSSVGEDVNYSCGESGDLSDGTDSTTSSSSTASTVLKDWNRVGDFAGTNLVRSSSDGGGLLCGLLMQKRLLPCLSEQNLQSFGEPQKEN; this is encoded by the coding sequence ATGGAGATGAAGGTTCTAGAAATCAACTTGATTTCTGCACAAGGTCTAAAACCGCCATCTGCTAATTTACGCCGGATGCAAACATACGCCATCGTTTGGATTGACCCTTCAACCAAGCTCCGAACCAGAACAGATCGAGTGGGGTCCGAAAACCCTACCTGGAATGACAAATTCCTCTTCAAAGTCACGCCGGAATACCTATCCAGTGAAACCTCAGGTGTCTCCATCGAAATATACGCCATCGGTTGCATCCGTGACGCTCTGATTGGAACCGTCCGTTTTCTTGTCAGTAATCTCCGGCTTTCTACCCTAAGTGCCGCGATTACCATGCCTTCTTGTATTGCTCTCCAAATTCGCCGTACTTCTGGAAGATTCCACGGCGTGATTAATATTGGAGCGAACGTGATCGACGGCTCTGATTTCTGGGCATTGCATGAAGCATCGGCGATTGGATTTCATGATCTTATGGGAGAGAGAATCCGTCGGAGGCGGAAGGAGCGACAGCGTGACACGAAGAGTTCAGTCGGCGAGGATGTTAATTACTCTTGTGGTGAATCGGGAGATTTATCAGACGGTACTGATTCAACgacttcatcatcatcaacagcaTCAACTGTGTTGAAGGATTGGAATAGGGTTGGGGATTTTGCAGGGACCAATCTTGTTAGGTCTTCATCAGACGGTGGAGGTTTGTTGTGTGGGTTATTGATGCAGAAGAGGCTCCTTCCTTGTTTGTCTGAACAGAACCTTCAGTCCTTTGGTGAGCCACAGAAGGAGAACTAA